From a single Erpetoichthys calabaricus chromosome 1, fErpCal1.3, whole genome shotgun sequence genomic region:
- the prx gene encoding neuroblast differentiation-associated protein AHNAK isoform X36: protein MAMPMEITVVQETLKKSELMEVVVETEAEAGARGFSVSGGGAQGIFVKEVLKDSPAAKALSLREGDQLLSARVYFDNVKYEDALKILQCAEPYKVSFLLKRNVPSADISTSSGSASLEVKGPKAKMPKLSVKSIAPLRKKKKKAKAGSRLSAEVTLPASGKFKREASPAKFELSPVDVEFAFPKFPKLKGVSKTTTEGDISLKSPEIQASVARRKKKKIRLPRMRVKDAAAARAVVDVDLKSPEGKVELGTPETKVKTKEKSTKFGISFPKTKKPKVDAGLSCLEASKGISPPGIKLKPPEVEFDFSLPTGKADSKTAKGEVSKEDVKIKTPKVELDFGLPSGKAEAKISHPDINVKDTMKEGIKFKAPKLDLDISLPKGKVEDTIAMPEAEVKSKDGFKFKPPKLDLDLSLPAGSVDSTEGDLDKDGRLRMPQVKIPKIGVSLPSAEFEGDTSKDRYKRDSYGKEDKHKAGLKMPSIDIDAPSLNIEIGLPTSKADSEGDVKFHPSEGSTGAGLKAPDVEIKMPKMTLPKFSGAEGEIKAPKTDVHRGKMEIEGPDFKLKGPKIKMPSFGVTLPTKTRDKSQAEHEHMIHEDGETGKIKLPTVKMPSIDISVPVPDVDLHLPKGKTSGPEAGIDKKIHHSQEELDIKMKMPKISIPKFSMFGKLETPSADVNVSPPKVDVKSPKADLTLRDIEVEGPSAKGANITMPKIDISLPKIKSPDMDLNMPELDIEGPSIKGPKISMPTVDISLPKMKHPEGHLDFEGPSVKGPNISMPTVDISLPKMKHPEGHLDIEGPSVKGPKISMPTVDISVPKMKHPEADLDIEGPFVKGPKISMPKFDISVPKIKHPEVDLNIEGPSVKGPKISMPTVDISVPKIKHPEVDLNIEGPSVKGPKIAMPTVDISLPKIKHPEADLDIEGPSVKGPKIAMPTVDISLPKMKHPEAHLDIEGPSVKGPKISMPKFDISLPKMKHPEADLNIEGPSVKGPKIAMPTVDISLPKMKHPEADLNIEGPSLKGPKISMPTVDISLPKMQHPEADLDIKGPSLKGPKISMPTVNISLPKMKHPEVDLDIQDPSLKGPKITMPEVDISLPKMKHPEVDLNAEGPSVKGPKIVMPTVDISLPTIKPSDTELDIEGPSLKGPKIGIPKVDISLPKRKSAEIGVSVPEGDTNLSMPSMKIPTIDINMPKIDLDLSISKTMEGASMELPESTTGRNFEGPDIHLKMPKISLPTFGVKDNAEAECKGDVKLPKAKVDKKASEFEGSKPKLPTIKVPGLDISVPEVPDVDINIKAPKSKSDYTVEGDISGKQHDFNIKGPNVKIEMPKLPKFKKDKSNVEVQPPHVDIESGDAKMKGLKIKMPKFGLSFPKGKLKEGEVDVSGQMKASGKMPEGKIKFPKEKHSMEMPDVNTDTTDGKIKLPSVALPSVDISAPKMDIDFSLPKGKRGDKEQVGLLKGEDERLSSGASFDVPDVSLKIPKFTLPKFAGKVKTDNVELDSKHLKADIQPSPAKVDIEGKFPSVEFDVDGKPKEKDMKIKMPKMKIPTFGITKKDEDVTVITPDVDTKIKKGKVQMKSPTIELEGPEGKVKSPKIKFPKFKISSPKTKLPDAEVKIGTEKGVKEGVQTPDVTIDMPKISMPKFGTKDGKMNVDVSVPEEGKLKMPSLEISLPTVSHKEGEVLLPKAEVDVSEADIKGYEGDLKIPKMPSLDISAPKFELDISLPKVKDDSALDPKLDIKAKKEGDLDGTDWKLKMPQVDLPKFGHKEKNINLELDIPAGKADAKIAKPEISISKASVDVPDFEMQGAEGRIKMPKIKMPKVDISLPKGDGVTESEDKITRPEFEDPAADGKIKLPSFGKLSAPTVKAPELDFELSLRKPKHETEIEGNWKGRKGAETDLGVTSEKSEYYIKMPKMKMPELSISGPQIKGSDLEIDVGLSKLDTGKEKIKGDLPKIQGSPGVTIKAPKIKAPKVDADVKAPEADIEGTSGKFKMKIPKFGLSTTKDEGEVNVDLQQETKFKVPDVGFSVTKDGDHSTNIDLSLPKDSKVKGPKKEGKLEVDLPSVELDIPEGGIKVPKLKIPKIGVMTSKEMLEGEVAFVSDSEEAEEKAKKHHFKFPNVEISSSKPKGYAEVDVKTSGRDMDLEGQTDGLKLKMPKITVPSVGFSDSKDQHYSTELITPDSDADIKIPKIDIKVPKIDINIPKVEIKAPAVNVKAPEEESLEMDEEHKSKVKLPEFGIALPSVTRLETETSDVKLKVKGPQIKVKNAEAISKSPQSDGDAEGPKMPKVKKAVFAFPRFNGADASLSHSQGEVNLGAGETKTRVPKIKMKPTFGKLRSKTKGAEVNGDAEEIDGEEDEKHKTGKMKIPKVTLAVSAKTSDGAGYHVNGQSDPASTNASQQDKSKFGKMKIPKIEFSSPYSKGAVDEGEAEMNMKLVKEEEASMSNGDSKGLKFKSPKITFSGFKKKTGKEEIEKPVSSSARTEMACLESGDKPISQSPKPKVSIGLFSSKSRGEYTVEQRTNGQEAQEESGKHHLEGRGDKSPKFKLPKFSLSPKSKGVLVITPESSPKASQRSSQQKEGEESSSGFKIQMPRVGFKSRQDEHTSEERIIMDDEDESVIIVSKTSKHTITESVTEKSTTI from the exons GAGATCAGCTGCTTAGTGCCAGGGTGTACTTTGACAATGTCAAATATGAAGATGCCCTGAAGATTCTTCAGTGTGCTGAGCCATACAAAGTATCGTTCCTGCTGAAGCGCAACGTTCCCAGCGCAGACATCAGCACCTCGTCAGGCTCAGCCAGCCTGGAAGTCAAAGGTCCCAAAGCCAAGATGCCAAAACTG AGTGTTAAAAGCATTGCTCctttgagaaagaaaaagaagaaagccaAGGCCGGTTCAAGGTTAAGTGCAGAAGTAACTCTTCCTGCATCAGGCAAATTCAAGAGGGAGGCCTCACCAGCTAAGTTCGAGCTGAGTCCAGTGGATGTGGAATTTGCCTTCCCAAAATTTCCAAAGCTGAAAGGTGTGAGCAAGACAACCACGGAAGGCGATATTAGCCTCAAAAGTCCAGAGATACAAGCTAGCGTTGCAAGacggaagaaaaagaaaatcagattaCCTAGAATGAGAGTAAAagatgcagcagcagcaagagctgtggtggatgtggatctaaaatcACCAGAAGGGAAGGTAGAACTGGGTACCCCAGAAACTAAAgtcaaaactaaagaaaaatccacaaaattTGGAATTTCTTTTCCAAAAACTAAGAAACCAAAAGTTGATGCAGGACTTTCATGCTTAGAGGCAAGCAAAGGGATAAGTCCACCTGGAATCAAATTAAAGCCTCCAGAAGTAGAGTTTGACTTTAGCCTCCCAACTGGAAAAGCAGATTCTAAGACTGCTAAAGGGGAGGTGAGTAAGGAAGATGTCAAAATCAAGACGCCTAAAGTGGAGCTTGATTTTGGTTTGCCCTCAGGCAAAGCTGAAGCCAAAATATCCCACCCAGATATTAATGTTAAGGACACAATGAAAGAAGGCATTAAATTTAAAGCACCAAAACTTGATCTGGATATCAGTTTACCAAAAGGAAAGGTAGAGGATACAATAGCTATGCCAGAGGCTGAGGTGAAAAGTAAAGATGGTTTTAAATTTAAGCCGCCTAAATTGGATCTTGATCTTAGTCTGCCTGCAGGGAGTGTTGACTCAACTGAAGGAGACCTAGATAAGGATGGAAGGCTCAGAATGCCTCAAGTGAAGATTCCAAAAATAGGGGTTTCCTTACCATCTGCTGAATTTGAGGGTGACACTTCCAAAGACAGATACAAAAGAGATTCTTACGGCAAGGAAGACAAGCATAAAGCTGGACTAAAGATGCCGTCTATTGACATTGATGCGCCATCATTAAACATTGAAATTGGCTTGCCAACATCTAAAGCAGACAGTGAAGGAGATGTGAAATTTCATCCATCTGAGGGTAGTACAGGAGCTGGTTTGAAGGCTCCTGATGTTGAAATAAAAATGCCAAAGATGACACTTCCAAAATTTAGTGGAGCTGAGGGAGAAATTAAAGCTCCAAAGACAGACGTGCATCGTGGTAAAATGGAAATAGAAGGTCCAGATTTTAAACTAAAGGGGCCCAAAATAAAGATGCCATCATTTGGTGTTACCTTACCTACAAAGACAAGAGATAAATCTCAGGCAGAACATGAGCACATGATTCATGAAGATGGTGAAACAGGAAAAATTAAGTTACCAACTGTCAAAATGCCTTCCATTGATATCTCGGTGCCAGTTCCAGATGTGGACTTGCATCTTCCTAAAGGAAAGACAAGTGGACCAGAAGCTGGCATAGATAAAAAAATTCATCACAGCCAGGAAGAGTtggatataaaaatgaaaatgccaaAAATATCCATTCCAAAGTTCTCCATGTTTGGCAAGTTAGAAACACCATCAGCTGATGTAAATGTTTCCCCTCCTAAAGTAGATGTTAAATCTCCAAAAGCGGATCTGACTCTCAGAGACATTGAAGTTGAGGGGCCTTCTGCTAAAGGAGCTAATATAACAATGCCAAAAATTGATATTTCTCTACCCAAAATAAAGTCACCGGATATGGATCTGAACATGCCTGAACTAGATATAGAGGGTCCTTCCATAAAGGGGCCTAAGATATCCATGCCAACAGTTGACATTTCTCTTCCCAAAATGAAACATCCAGAAGGACACTTGGATTTTGAAGGTCCTTCGGTAAAGGGGCCTAATATATCAATGCCAACAGTTGACATTTCTCTTCCCAAAATGAAACATCCAGAAGGACACTTGGATATTGAAGGTCCTTCTGTAAAGGGGCCTAAGATATCAATGCCAACAGTTGACATTTCTGTACCAAAAATGAAACACCCAGAGGCAGATCTGGATATTGAAGGTCCTTTTGTTAAGGGTCCTAAGATATCAATGCCAAAATTTGACATTTCTGTACCAAAAATAAAACATCCAGAAGTAGATCTGAATATTGAAGGTCCTTCTGTAAAGGGGCCTAAGATATCAATGCCAACAGTAGACATTTCTGTACCAAAAATAAAACATCCAGAAGTAGATCTGAATATTGAAGGTCCTTCTGTAAAGGGCCCAAAGATAGCGATGCCAACAGTTGACATTTCCTTACCAAAAATTAAACATCCAGAAGCAGATCTGGATATTGAAGGTCCTTCTGTAAAAGGCCCAAAGATAGCCATGCCAACAGTTGACATTTCCTTACCAAAAATGAAACACCCAGAGGCACATCTGGATATTGAAG GTCCTTCTGTAAAGGGTCCTAAGATATCAATGCCAAAATTTGACATTTCATTACCAAAAATGAAACACCCAGAGGCAGATCTGAATATTGAAGGTCCTTCTGTAAAGGGCCCTAAGATAGCCATGCCAACAGTTGACATTTCCCTTCCCAAAATGAAACATCCGGAAGCAGATCTGAATATTGAAGGTCCTTCTCTAAAGGGGCCTAAGATATCAATGCCAACAGTTGATATTTCCTTACCAAAGATGCAACATCCAGAGGCAGACCTGGATATCAAAGGTCCTTCACTAAAAGGTCCTAAGATATCAATGCCAACAGTTAATATTTCCCTTCCCAAAATGAAACACCCCGAAGTAGATCTGGATATACAAGATCCTTCACTAAAAGGGCCTAAGATAACCATGCCAGAAGTTGACATTTCCCTACCCAAAATGAAACACCCTGAAGTAGACCTGAATGCTGAGGGTCCTTCTGTAAAGGGGCCTAAGATAGTGATGCCAACAGTTGACATTTCCCTTCCAACAATAAAGCCTTCAGACACAGAACTAGATATTGAGGGACCTTCTTTAAAAGGACCCAAAATAGGCATTCCAAAAGTTGACATCTCCCTTCCAAAACGAAAGTCAGCTGAAATAGGTGTGTCAGTGCCTGAAGGAGACACCAATCTCAGCATGCCATCAATGAAAATTCCAACCATTGACATCAACATGCCTAAAATAGATCTTGATTTAagtatttcaaagaccatggaaGGTGCAAGCATGGAGTTGCCTGAATCTACTACTGGTAGAAACTTCGAAGGACCTGACATCCATCTCAAAATGCCTAAAATTTCTTTGCCAACATTTGGAGTCAAAGATAATGCTGAAGCAGAGTGTAAAGGTGATGTGAAACTCCCAAAAGCAAAAGTTGATAAGAAGGCTTCTGAGTTTGAAGGTAGTAAACCAAAGCTACCTACAATTAAGGTTCCTGGACTTGATATCTCTGTACCAGAAGTGCCTGATGTGGATATCAATATTAAAGCACCAAAGAGTAAGAGTGATTATACTGTTGAAGGAGACATCAGTGGAAAACAACATGATTTCAACATCAAGGGTCCCAATGTTAAGATTGAAATGCCTAAACTTCCAAAATTCAAGAAGGATAAAAGTAATGTGGAAGTTCAACCACCTCATGTTGATATTGAAAGCGGTGATGCCAAAATGAAAGGACTTAAAATTAAGATGCCCAAATTtggcctttcctttcccaagggTAAACTAAAAGAAGGTGAAGTTGACGTTTCAGGACAGATGAAGGCCAGTGGGAAGATGCCAGAAGGGAAGATTAAATTCCCAAAAGAAAAGCATTCAATGGAAATGCCTGATGTGAATACAGATACCACCGATGGAAAGATAAAGCTTCCATCAGTGGCATTGCCGTCTGTTGATATCTCAGCTCCAAAGATGGACATTGACTTCAGCTTACCTAAAGGTAAAAGGGGTGACAAGGAGCAAGTAGGGCTGTTAAAGGGAGAAGATGAGAGACTTTCTTCTGGAGCCAGTTTTGATGTCCCAGATGTATCGCTGAAAATACCCAAGTTTACACTCCCGAAATTTGCgggcaaagtaaaaacagataatgTTGAACTGGACAGCAAGCATCTCAAAGCTGATATACAGCCTAGCCCTGCAAAGGTAGATATAGAAGGCAAATTTCCTTCAGTAGAATTTGATGTTGATGGCAAACCGAAAGAAAAAGATATGAAGATAAAAATGCCTAAAATGAAAATTCCTACTTTTGGTATTACAAAGAAGGATGAGGATGTAACTGTGATCACCCCAGATGTTGATACaaagattaaaaaaggaaaagtgcAAATGAAAAGCCCCACTATTGAACTTGAAGGCCCAGAGGGGAAAGTTAAATCACCAAAAATCAAATTCCCCAAATTTAAAATTTCATCACCAAAGACAAAACTGCCTGATGCCGAGGTTAAGATTGGTACTGAGAAAGGAGTTAAAGAGGGTGTTCAAACTCCAGATGTAACGATTGACATGCCTAAGATTTCAATGCCAAAATTTGGAACCAAAGATGGAAAAATGAATGTTGATGTCAGTGTACCTGAGGAAGGAAAACTTAAAATGCCATCTCTTGAAATTTCCCTCCCTACAGTTTCACATAAAGAGGGTGAGGTGCTGCTGCCAAAGGCAGAGGTTGATGTATCTGAAGCAGACATTAAAGGATATGAAGGTGATCTTAAAATCCCTAAAATGCCAAGTCTTGACATCTCTGCCCCCAAGTTTGAACTTGATATAAGTTTGCCTAAAGTTAAAGATGACTCTGCCTTAGATCCTAAGCTAGATATTAAAGCCAAGAAAGAAGGTGATCTTGATGGAACTGATTGGAAATTAAAAATGCCTCAAGTCGACTTACCTAAATTTGGCCACAAAGAAAAGAATATCAATCTGGAGCTTGACATTCCTGCAGGTAAAGCTGATGCTAAAATTGCTAAGCCTGAAATTTCCATATCAAAAGCAAGCGTAGATGTTCCTGACTTTGAAATGCAAGGCGCGGAAGGCAGGATTAAGATGCCAAAAATTAAAATGCCTAAAGTGGATATTTCTTTGCCCAAGGGGGATGGTGTTACAGAGAGTGAAGATAAGATTACAAGACCTGAGTTTGAAGATCCTGCTGCGGACGGCAAGATAAAGTTGCCTTCATTTGGAAAACTCTCCGCTCCTACGGTAAAAGCACCTGAACTGGACTTTGAACTCAGCTTGAGAAAACCTAAACATGAAACAGAAATAGAAGGTAACTGGAAAGGGAGAAAGGGGGCTGAAACTGACTTGGGTGTTACTTCAGAAAAATCAGAGTATTATATCAAGATGCCCAAAATGAAAATGCCAGAACTATCCATTTCTGGTCCACAGATCAAAGGTAGTGATCTTGAAATTGATGTGGGACTGTCAAAGTTGGACACCGGAAAAGAGAAGATTAAGGGGGACTTACCCAAAATACAAGGAAGTCCAGGTGTCACAATTAAGGCCCCAAAGATCAAAGCCCCAAAAGTAGATGCAGATGTGAAGGCACCAGAGGCTGATATTGAAGGAACAAGtggaaaatttaaaatgaaaattccaAAGTTTGGTTTATCCACAACAAAAGATGAGGGTGAAGTTAATGTAGACTTGCAGCAGGAGACCAAGTTTAAGGTTCCAGATGTGGGATTTAGTGTGACAAAAGATGGAGACCACAGCACCAATATTGACCTTTCCCTTCCTAAGGACAGTAAAGTCAAAGGTCCTAAAAAGGAAGGTAAGCTTGAAGTTGATTTGCCATCTGTCGAACTGGACATCCCAGAAGGTGGTATCAAGGTGCCCAAATTAAAGATTCCTAAAATTGGCGTGATGACATCCAAAGAGATGTTAGAAGGAGAAGTTGCTTTTGTGTCAGActcagaagaagcagaagaaaaagCAAAGAAGCATCATTTCAAATTTCCCAATGTAGAAATTTCAAGCTCTAAACCTAAAGGGTATGCAGAAGTAGATGTCAAAACTTCTGGGAGAGATATGGACCTTGAAGGGCAAACAGATGGACTAAAGTTAAAAATGCCCAAAATCACAGTACCCTCTGTCGGTTTTTCAGATTCAAAAGACCAGCACTATTCAACAGAACTGATCACCCCAGATTCTGATGCAGACATCAAAATTCCAAAAATTGACATTAAGGTTCCAAAAATTGACATTAATATTCCAAAGGTCGAAATTAAAGCCCCGGCCGTCAATGTAAAGGCCCCAGAAGAGGAATCATTGGAGATGGATGAGGAACATAAGTCCAAAGTTAAACTACCAGAGTTTGGAATTGCACTTCCTTCTGTCACACGGTTAGAAACTGAAACATCAGACGTAAAGTTAAAAGTCAAAGGACcacaaatcaaagttaaaaatgcTGAAGCGATTTCCAAATCACCACAGTCTGATGGGGATGCTGAAGGGCCAAAGATGCCAAAAGTaaaaaaagctgtttttgctTTTCCAAGGTTTAATGGGGCAGATGCGTCATTGAGTCATTCTCAAGGAGAAGTGAATCTGGGGGCTGGAGAAACTAAAACCAGAGTtcccaaaatcaaaatgaaacccACCTTTGGAAAGTTGCGTTCCAAAACAAAAGGGGCAGAAGTGAATGGGGATGCAGAAGAAATAGATGGAGAGGAAGACGAAAAacataaaactggaaaaatgaagaTTCCAAAAGTCACACTTGCAGTCTCTGCGAAGACAAGTGATGGGGCGGGATATCATGTGAATGGACAAAGTGACCCTGCTTCAACGAATGCATCTCAGCAAGACAAGAGTAAATTTGGGAAGATGAAGATTCCCAAAATTGAATTTTCCTCACCCTATTCCAAGGGGGCAGTAGATGAAGGGGAGGCTGAAATGAACATGAAGCTGGTCAAGGAAGAGGAAGCATCAATGTCAAATGGAGACAGTAAGGGCTTAAAATTTAAATCtccaaaaatcacattttcaggctttaaaaagaaaactggcAAAGAAGAGATTGAAAAGCCAGTGTCTTCCAGTGCCAGGACTGAAATGGCCTGTCTAGAATCTGGGGATAAACCCATCTCACAGTCTCCCAAGCCCAAAGTTTCCATAGGTTTGTTTTCCAGCAAATCCAGAGGAGAATACACTGTGGAACAAAGAACCAATGGTCAGGAGGCCCAAGAAGAAAGTGGCAAACATCATCTGGAAGGTAGAGGAGACAAGTCCCCCAAGTTTAAGCTCCCGAAATTCTCCCTCAGCCCCAAATCAAAAGGGGTCCTGGTGATAACCCCTGAGAGTTCCCCAAAGGCAAGCCAACGTTCCTCACAACAAAAGGAAGGGGAAGAATCATCTTCTGGTTTTAAAATCCAGATGCCAAGGGTGGGATTTAAGTCCCGTCAAGACGAGCACACATCGGAGGAGCGGATAATCATGGATGATGAGGATGAAAGTGTGATCATCGTGTCTAAGACATCTAAACACACAATAACAGAATCAGTGACTGAAAAATCCACCACCATTTAA